AGCGGGCGGGCGAACTCGACTGCCCCGGGCACGCTCGGCTCGGCGCTGCCACTGCCCACGGCGTAGATCAGGTAGTCGTAGTCGAGCGTGCCGCCGGACGCGAGCGTCACGCTGCGCTCGGCCGCGTCGATCCGGGTCACGGTGTCGACCACCAGCCGGACGCGCCCGGCCAGGACGTCCCGGTACGCGACGACCGCGTCGTCGGACCCGCCCACCAGCTGGTGCAGGCGGACCCGGTGGACAAGGTCCGGACGCGGGTTGATCAGCGTCACGGTCACGTCGTCGCGCATCGTCATCCGATTCGCGGCCATGACGCCCGCGTATCCGCCACCGATCACGACCACGTGCGAGTTCCCCGTCATGATTCCTCCTCCGGTTCCGGGTGTTCGGCCTTAAGTCACCGCATCGCCGACCGTTGTGACGGGATGTGATTCAGATCACTTCACCGGCTCGGCGGGAGCCGCGTCCGCACCCTCTCGCCGGTGCGGTTAGGCCGCGGTTCCGGGTCCCCGCAGGACTCCCGCTGACGGCACGCGTCAGGACACGCCGTCCCCCCGCTCCCTCAGTCCGCCGGACGGAAGCCCCTCAGGCGCAGGCTGTTGCCGACGACGAAGACCGAGGAGAAGGCCATCGCCGCGCCCGCGATCATCGGGTTCAGCAGGCCCGCCGCGGCCAGCGGAAGCGAGGCGACGTTGTAGGCGAAGGCCCAGAAGAGGTTGCCCTTGATCGTGCCGAGCGTCCTGCGCGACAGCCGGATCGCGTCCGCCGCCGCCCCAAGGTCGCCGCGCACCAGAGTCAGGTCCCCCGCCTCGATGGCGGCGTCGGTTCCGGTGCCCATCGCCAGGCCGAGATCGGCCTGGGCGAGCGCGGCCGCGTCGTTGACCCCGTCGCCGACCATGGCCACCGTCCGGCCCTCCTCCTGCAGACGCCGCACCACGTCGACCTTGTCCTCGGGCATGACCTCGGCGACCACCCGCTCGATGCCGAGCTCCGACCCGACCGCCTCGGCGACGGCCTTGTTGTCACCGGTCAGCAGGATCGGCGTCAGCCCGAGGGCCCGCAGTCGCCGCACCGCCTCGGCGCTCGTCGGCCTCACCGCGTCGGCGACCTCCAGGACCGCCCGCGCCTCGCCGTCCCAGGCCACGGTGATCGCGGTCCGGCCAGCGGCCTCCGCCTCCGTCCTGGCCTGGTCCAGCTCGGCCGGGAGCGCGATGGCCCACTCGGCGAGAAGCCGTTCGCGGCCGACGAGGACGGCGTGCCCGGCGACGACGCCCTGCACGCCGAGGCCGGGGAGGTTCACGAAGTCCTCGGCCGCCGGGAGCGCCCCGACCCGCTCGGCCGCCCCGGTCGCCACGGCCTGGGCGATGGGGTGCTCGGAGGCGTGCTCCAGCGCCCCGGCCAGCCGCAGGGCCTCGGTCTCGTCGGTCCCCTCCGCGGTGTGGACGCCGAGGAGGGTCATCCTCCCGGTGGTCACCGTGCCGGTCTTGTCGAGGACGATCGTGTCGGCCCTGCGCGTGTTCTCCAGGACCTCGGGCCCCTTGATCAGGATGCCGAGCTGGGCGCCGCGCCCCGTGCCCACCATGAGCGCGGTGGGCGTGGCGAGTCCCAGCGCACAGGGGCAGGCGATGATCAGGACGGCGACCGCGGCCGTGAACGCCGCCGTCCACCCCGCCCCGCTGCCGAGCCAGAAGCCGAGCGTGCCCAGGGCCAGGACCATGACGGCGGGCACGAACACGGCGGAGATCCGGTCGGCCAGCCGCTGCGCCGCGGCCTTGCCGTTCTGCGCGTCCTCGACCAGCTTCGCCATCCGCGCCAGCTGGGTGTCCGCGCCGACCCGGCGGGCCTCGACGACGAGCCGACCGCCGGCGTTGAGGGTGGCTCCGGTGACGGGGTCGCCGACGGACACCTCCACGGGTACGGACTCGCCGGTGAGCATGGACACGTCCACGGCGGAGGAGCCTTCGACGACGGTGCCGTCGGTGGCGATCTTCTCGCCCGGGCGCACCAGGAAGCGGTCGCCGACGGCCAGTTCCGCGACGGGGACCAGCTGTTCCCCGCCGGCGCGCAGCACGGTCACGTCCTTCGCGCCGAGTTCCATCAGAGCCTTCAGCGCGGCGCCGGCCCGGCGCTTGGAGCGGGCTTCGAAGTACCGGCCGGCCAGGATGAACGCGGT
The genomic region above belongs to Streptomyces marianii and contains:
- a CDS encoding heavy metal translocating P-type ATPase, translated to MTATVHGTAEVELAIGGMTCASCAARVEKKLNRMDGVEATVNYATEKAKISYRGDEVSVRDLIATVEATGYTAIEPPPPRTRAEPGDAGTGAEDGLRPLRQRLITAVVLSVPVIAMAMVPALQIQYWQWLSLALAGPVVTYAAWPFHRAALTNARHGAATMDTLVSVGTSAAFLWSLWALFFGTAGEPGMTHGFELTIARTDGAGNIYLEAAAGVTAFILAGRYFEARSKRRAGAALKALMELGAKDVTVLRAGGEQLVPVAELAVGDRFLVRPGEKIATDGTVVEGSSAVDVSMLTGESVPVEVSVGDPVTGATLNAGGRLVVEARRVGADTQLARMAKLVEDAQNGKAAAQRLADRISAVFVPAVMVLALGTLGFWLGSGAGWTAAFTAAVAVLIIACPCALGLATPTALMVGTGRGAQLGILIKGPEVLENTRRADTIVLDKTGTVTTGRMTLLGVHTAEGTDETEALRLAGALEHASEHPIAQAVATGAAERVGALPAAEDFVNLPGLGVQGVVAGHAVLVGRERLLAEWAIALPAELDQARTEAEAAGRTAITVAWDGEARAVLEVADAVRPTSAEAVRRLRALGLTPILLTGDNKAVAEAVGSELGIERVVAEVMPEDKVDVVRRLQEEGRTVAMVGDGVNDAAALAQADLGLAMGTGTDAAIEAGDLTLVRGDLGAAADAIRLSRRTLGTIKGNLFWAFAYNVASLPLAAAGLLNPMIAGAAMAFSSVFVVGNSLRLRGFRPAD